A section of the Salvelinus alpinus chromosome 36, SLU_Salpinus.1, whole genome shotgun sequence genome encodes:
- the LOC139564917 gene encoding peptidyl-prolyl cis-trans isomerase FKBP10-like, which produces MESIFALIFLCVTGTHVSCSPGPLEDVVIDRYDIPRVCPREVQTGDFVRYHYNGTFTDGKKFDSSHERGAPFSGQVGLGRLITGLDRGVQGMCVNERRKVTVPPHLAYGSIGAGDVIPADTVLVFDVVLLDIWNTEDKVQTRTLSKPESCKRLVEATDFIRYHYNGTLLNGVPFDSSHSRNGTYDTYVGMGYLIKGMDEGLIGMCVGETRTIIIPPFLAYEEKGYGTVIPSQASLVFEVFMIDLFNPKDDIAVVVKEVPKTCTRKTVVGDYIRYHYNGTFQDGSGFDTSYQRNSTYNTYIGMGYVIQGMDKALQGLCIGEKRRVILPPHMAYGEKGTGDIIPGSAVLVFDIHVIDFHNPKDLIEIKVTSKPKTCNLTSEVDDLIQYRYNCSLMDGTLLYSSDHYENAPITTLGASKVIEGLDEGLRGMCVGEKRVVIVPPHLGHGENGAKGVPSSAVLHFELELLDLQKGVPDGYMFVWLGDSPDPLFPAMDLNKDLSVPLEEFTAFINIQVAEGTGRLRPGMDAGGIIKDMFNNQDRNRDGKIVAEELKLKVEEDSDKARHEEL; this is translated from the exons ATGGAGTCAATATTTGCGTTAATTTTTCTCTGTGTAACGGGAACCCATGTAAGCTGTAGCCCGGGCCCGTTAGAAGACGTGGTTATTGATCGGTATGACATTCCAAGAGTTTGTCCCAGAGAAGTGCAAACGGGAGATTTCGTCCGTTATCATTACAACGGTACCTTCACCGACGGCAAGAAGTTCGATTCAAG TCATGAACGTGGTGCACCCTTCAGTGGCCAGGTGGGACTGGGGCGTCTCATCACTGGTCTGGACAGGGGAGTTCAGGGCATGTGTGTCAATGAGCGCCGAAAAGTTACCGTCCCCCCACACCTTGCCTATGGAAGCATAGGAGCAG GTGATGTGATCCCTGCCGACACTGTGTTGGTGTTTGATGTGGTTCTGCTCGACATCTGGAACACGGAAGACAAGGTCCAGACACGCACCCTCAGCAAACCTGAGAGCTGCAAGCGCCTCGTGGAGGCTACTGACTTCATCCGTTATCACTACAACGGCACACTGCTGAACGGCGTGCCCTTCGACTCCAG CCACTCTAGGAACGGCACCTATGACACGTACGTGGGCATGGGCTACCTCATTAAGGGCATGGACGAGGGTCTGATCGGCATGTGCGTGGGAGAGACACGCACCATCATCATCCCACCCTTCCTGGCCTATGAGGAGAAGGGATATG GCACCGTGATTCCATCCCAGGCCTCCCTGGTGTTTGAGGTCTTCATGATTGACCTGTTCAACCCTAAGGATGACATCGCCGTGGTGGTCAAGGAGGTGCCTAAGACCTGCACCCGTAAAACCGTGGTGGGAGACTACATCCGTTACCACTACAACGGCACCTTCCAGGACGGCTCTGGCTTTGACACCAG CTACCAGCGTAACAGCACATACAACACCTACATTGGCATGGGCTATGTGATCCAGGGCATGGACAAGGCCCTCCAGGGGTTGTGTATTGGAGAGAAGAGGCGTGTCATCCTTCCTCCTCACATGGCCTATGGGGAGAAGGGAACTG GAGACATCATCCCTGGCTCGGCCGTGCTGGTCTTCGACATCCACGTTATCGACTTCCACAACCCTAAGGACCTCATTGAGATCAAGGTGACCAGCAAGCCCAAGACGTGCAACCTGACCAGTGAGGTGGACGACCTGATCCAGTACCGTTACAACTGCTCCCTGATGGACGGCACCCTGCTCTACTCCTC GGACCACTATGAGAATGCCCCCATCACCACCCTGGGAGCCAGCAAAGTGATTGAGGGTCTGGACGAGGGCCTGAGGGGCATGTGtgtgggagagaagagagtggtGATCGTCCCACCCCATCTGGGACATGGAGAAAATGGAG CCAAGGGCGTTCCCAGCAGTGCCGTGCTGCACTTTGAGCTGGAGCTGTTGGACCTGCAGAAGGGAGTGCCTGACGGCTACATGTTTGTGTGGCTGGGAGACAGCCCAGATCCCCTGTTCCCTGCCATGGACCTCAACAAagatctgtctgtccctctggaGGAG TTCACAGCCTTCATAAACATCCAGGTGGCGGAGGGCACAGGTCGCCTGAGGCCAGGGATGGATGCTGGCGGCATCATCAAGGACATGTTCAACAACCAGGACCGCAACAGGGATGGCAAGATAGTGGCTGAGGAGCTCAAACTGAAGGTGGAGGAGGATTCTGACAAGGCCAGACATGAGGAGTTGTGA
- the LOC139564919 gene encoding endoplasmic reticulum protein SC65-like produces the protein MAPTNVKETWLSFCFCVVLVAPVLVEAQYEKYSFKSFPQNDLMPLESAYGHALDQYAAQNWRDSIKYLELSLRLHRLLKDSEAFCSQNCSTVSRDNDTLFADSSLRIMRHFLLRASCLKKCKTTFPVFTVAYPKRDVLEAFEKRVPYRYIQYSYYQLNNIERAVSAAHTFLQRNPEDPFISKNMNYYKTLFELDEYLIDHEERPYEPVFLKAVKLYNSGDFSASARDMEQATTEYFKMYDLCLAGCEGSYEVTEYKDFYPTLADLFTEVLKCKVKCEENLMPNVGGFFVEKFVATMYHYLQFAYYKLNDVRNAAPCAASYMLFDANDQVMQQNMVYYRFYREQWGLEETHFLPRPEALRYFNQTTKQREMLEFSLNYLQTDDEDVVSPEEVAAPPAPPDAEFEGIGDYEESFVADWWQETKTKGDAGEPAA, from the exons ATGGCCCCTACAAACGTTAAAGAAACCTGGCTTTCATTTTGTTTCTGTGTAGTTTTGGTCGCTCCGGTTCTGGTCGAAGCCCAGTATGAGAAATATAGCTTTAAGAGTTTCCCACAGAACGACCTAATGCCACTTGAATCTGCGTATGGACATGCTCTGGACCAGTATGCAGCGCAGAACTGGAGGGACAGCATCAAGTACCTGGAATTGAGTTTGCGTCTTCACCGGCTCCTGAAAGACAGCGAAGCATTTTGCAGCCAGAACTGTAGCACTGTCAGTCGGGACAATGATACCCTCTTCGCCGACAGCAGTCTCCGCATCATGCGACATTTCTTACTCCGGGCTTCTTGCCTTAAAAAGTGCAAAACGACATTTCCAGTGTTTACAGTAGCCTACCCAAAGAGAGATGTTCTGGAAGCCTTTGAGAAGAGGGTACCCTACCGGTACATACAATATTCTTACTACCAG CTAAACAACATAGAGAGGGCCGTGTCAGCGGCCCACACGTTCCTCCAGAGGAACCCAGAAGACCCCTTTATCTCCAAGAACATGAACTACTACAAGACCCTGTTTGAGCTGGACGAGTACCTCATCGACCACGAGGAGCGGCCCTACGAG CCTGTGTTCCTGAAGGCTGTGAAACTGTATAACTCTGGAGATTTCAGCGCCAGTGCTCGGGACATGGAGCAGGCCACTACGGAGTACTTCAAAATGTACGACCTCTGCCTGGCAGGCTGCGAAGGGTCATATGAGGTCACAGAGTACAAAGACTTCTACCCTACACTGGCAG atctctTCACGGAAGTTCTGAAGTGTAAAGTGAAGTGTGAGGAGAACCTGATGCCCAACGTCGGTGGTTTCTTCGTGGAAAAGTTTGTGGCTACCATGTACCACTACCTCCAGTTTGCCTACTATAAAC tGAACGACGTGCGTAACGCGGCTCCGTGTGCGGCCAGCTACATGCTGTTTGACGCTAACGACCAGGTGATGCAGCAGAACATGGTGTACTACCGCTTCTACCGGGAACAGTGGGGCCTGGAGGAGACGCACTTCCTGCCTCGCCCG GAGGCACTGAGGTACTTTAACCAAACGACCAAGCAGAGGGAAATGCTGGAATTTTCACTGAACTACCTACAGACAGATGATGAG GATGTGGTGAGTCCAGAGGAGGTGGCTGCTCCCCCGGCCCCCCCTGACGCTGAGTTTGAGGGGATAGGAGATTACGAGGAGTCCTTCGTAGCAGACTGGTGGCAGGAAACCAAAACCAAGGGGGACGCTGGGGAACCTGCAGCCTGA